The Chelonoidis abingdonii isolate Lonesome George chromosome 21, CheloAbing_2.0, whole genome shotgun sequence genome contains a region encoding:
- the RAMP2 gene encoding receptor activity-modifying protein 2, translating into MALCRETGSGRLSPGLLLLLLWAALGSELHPAGTATPPGANESLAELQNQMVIEEPENLLLNLTADEKYNLIAYMCWANFSHWMRNVTRVQLCEWRVISRPYSDLRHCLETFAEKQNYSYPNSIAEECIVQSHRTYFLNCTQEHPMFLDPPEDVLLALIITPICLIPFLVTLVVWRSKDGKMQS; encoded by the exons ATGGCACTTTGCAGAGAGACCGGCTCTGGCAGGCTCTCCcctgggctcctgctgctgctgctctggg CGGCTCTCGGGAGCGAGCTCCATCCCGCAGGCACCGCCACCCCCCCAGGAGCCAACGAGTCTCTGGCTGAGCTCCAGAACCAGATGGTGATTGAGGAGCCTGAGAACCTGCTCCTCAACCTGACTGCGG ATGAAAAGTACAATCTGATAGCCTACATGTGCTGGGCCAATTTCAGTCACTGGATGAGGAACGTGACCAGGGTGCAGCTGTGTGAATGGAGAGTCATCAGCAG gccATACAGTGACCTCCGCCACTGCCTGGAGACCTTCGCAGAAAAACAGAATTACAGCTACCCCAACAGCATCGCCGAGGAGTGCATTGTCCAGAGCCACCGCACCTACTTCCTGAACTGCACCCAGGAGCACCCCATGTTCCTCGACCCACCGGAGGACGTGCTGCTGGCCCTCATCATTACCCCCATCTGCCTTATCCCTTTCCTGGTCACCCTGGTGGTGTGGCGGAGCAAGGACGGCAAGATGCAGTCCTGA